From one Anopheles cruzii chromosome 3, idAnoCruzAS_RS32_06, whole genome shotgun sequence genomic stretch:
- the LOC128269830 gene encoding putative nuclear envelope pore membrane protein POM 121B, whose amino-acid sequence MFTRDTKGAPAAATTPVAGDTRNVNKPKQLSSLTRTASLSRSSLHTTPIAESTHIGLFGSPGPSIGASRGEGVWNGSAGASTSSSTGQFKRKPTSPLSNSRTLFKSSGNLSIFGRTNSQVYTDAQSPGLVNRLVRYYDREQSSGAMNRSHSLSSVYNKPGQFPVVHLRKQELRYGLGGRRKGNLSTFRIPPPEQSVFQVTKRSSILRTGSLLMPGGSETASYGSSPFGVRGTATVGSVLQRTAKPPPPLPTTAGPGCDESDVENRVITPCAEPEATPTRSVLDALKEISRKRINSEELDADRIKKQCKELSELDAAGSGPPSATAAVATGTLGLAAKRSREQASSPGCGSPSSPSDGSGGTIGAGEQQSLKKRFCSKNNDILSSLSSSLVAAHTPKQRVIAPRADRRLQLTVGSPSLSASLLSSMPTSSSTPLSEATAVPGTSGALRVDRELADAGVGADSGSGALQNAKTPPLSVPPWPHRTGPSASTDSPQPDHRVPPKITLFNRPYDAKASPKTAPRVTVTSDGEEDEGAEGGGRVQFVKPKEKSTTGISGSGGTASSDPLKKPPPSKLSVMLKCLSGDLGEDDDEEEEEVVQEVATMTPKTPQATAVSGSGTVSGIKSAFAFTAAKDTVDAPKESTAKSDIPTANQSPATATSTGDGISALLNNPIKDAGLGKTVTQQPEQGAVFSTPQKEVTPGTKTATAKPAEVGQKQVAFTFGRTPLSTAPATATTAATDAQGTNTLTSSAATVNSPVSPTTTSAASSTPAPAATFSFGTPTAKTSMASGAAPTPGNLISFSPAPGGFGAASNTSPMFGVKPTSPVVQFGAGTGATTTTAAPSQTPAPASLFTFGASASAAAGATSTTLAASATTPTFGGSTFSAFKSPLATASSASPSSTVPTTTTATATNAVGSGTFSAPPETTTPSTFSFGAVVSSSSTSAAPALPVFGSTAAPSTGSTFTFGGTVKPSVPTATVTPTATAASGAFTFGAVAKSTAPGAAAPSATSTSTFSFGGTPASLPASSSTTSKTVTNVPATFSFGGPKAAEATAATDTTNLFAASAPNVFGASLAASGNNPQSTAAPEAAPVAANLFAVASQTAQPATASAPSSASIFGGSTAGIPPAAGTNAPLPFTFGAKSTTPATASTALPNGQNLFASPPSGTSNTAASGAMFTFGSQSSNNSAPPNAATVAATNSAPQGAGNGTTGLGSTFGASSGLPNSNPTQPAATKPATFTFGATAKPSAPGSGIFGGQPPAFGATQSAVPTFGAGSGGGSIFGSGATNTGSAGATAAGNIFGSSTQPVNGAPNGPAAPSAPSGGALFTFGATNNANSGIGQGSATVGSTFGAPVAGNGNTFVLTNGLGSGQQQQQQQQQQQSQHPQQPQPIKPFTFGAGTVATGPTPGSTPGGFNFNLGSNVQSSPVAKPFAFGGGAAVGGTNAPGSNPPMFGAPQPQPSAGSPFTFGASNNTQQQAANTSGGPFAFGSTQPSGPAGGPPPNVVLPFSFSAGNVSAVAPQPQQRQQADGAPAPFTFNAAGRGPFGGVAGAPVGGAPTFGGAPVFGAPTGMPTFSIGTNSTPNGPPAGQRRIKTATRRIK is encoded by the exons ATGTTCACGCGCGACACGAAAggcgcaccggcggcggccacgaccCCGGTCGCGGGTGACACCCGGAACGTGAACAAACCGAAGCAGTTGTCCTCGTTGACGCGCACGGCCAGTCTGAGCCGTTCCTCGCTTCACACAACGCCGATCGCGGAATCGACACACATCGGGCTGTTCGGGAGCCCGGGCCCCAGTATCGGAGCGTCGCGCGGTGAAGGAGTGTGGAACGGTAGCGCCggcgccagcaccagcagcagcacagggCAATTCAAGCGCAAACCCACCTCGCCCCTGTCGAACAGCAGAACCCTGTTCAAAAGCAGCGGCAATCTCTCGATCTTTGGACGCACAAATTCGCA GGTTTATACCGACGCCCAGAGTCCGGGGCTGGTGAACCGATTGGTGCGTTACTACGACCGTGAGCAATCCAGCGGTGCGATGAACCGTTCGCACTCGCTGTCGAGCGTGTACAACAAGCCCGGCCAGTTCCCGGTGGTGCATCTGCGCAAACAGGAGCTCCGCTACGGGCTGGGTGGCCGGCGGAAGGGTAACCTGAGCACGTTCCGTATCCCGCCACCGGAGCAGTCCGTGTTTCAGGTTACCAAACGCAGCAGCATTTTGCGCACCGGTTCGCTTCTTATGCCCGGTGGAAGTGAAACCGCCAGCTACGGTTCCTCTCCGTTCGGTGTCCGGGGAACGGCGACGGTGGGTAGCGTTCTACAGCGAACTgcgaagccgccgccgccgctaccgaCCACGGCTGGCCCCGGATGCGATGAGTCGGATGTCGAGAACCGCGTTATAACACCGTgcgccgaaccggaagcgacccCGACGAGGAGTGTGCTCGATGCGCTGAAGGAAATCTCTCGCAAGCGCATCAACAGCGAGGAGCTAGACGCGGACCGGATTAAGAAACAGTGCAAGGAACTGTCGGAGTTGGATGCGGCCGGCAGTGGCCCGCCATCGGCGACCGCTGCCGTTGCCACGGGCACTTTGGGACTTGCGGCCAAGCGTAGCCGAGAGCAAGCGTCGTCCCCGGGCTGTGGCAGTCCGTCGTCTCCTTCAgacggttccggcggcacTATCGGGGCCGGTGAACAGCAATCGCTAAAGAAGCGATTCTGCAGCAAAAACAATGACATTCTCAGTTCGCTCAGTTCGAGCCTCGTCGCAGCCCATACGCCAAAACAGCGCGTCATAGCGCCGCGGGCCGACCGACGCCTGCAGCTTACCGTCGGGTCACCGTCGTTATCCGCTTCGTTGCTCAGCTCGATGCCCACGTCCTCCTCGACACCTCTTTCAGAGGCAACCGCAGTTCCGGGCACTAGTGGTGCCCTTCGAGTTGACCGAGAGCTGGCGGATGCTGGCGTCGGTGCTGATAGTGGCAGCGGTGCGttgcaaaacgcaaaaacaccACCCCTATCCGTGCCACCATGGCCTCACCGAACGGGACCATCGGCCTCGACGGACAGTCCTCAGCCAGACCATCGGGTACCACCAAAGATAACGCTGTTCAATCGGCCGTACGATGCCAAGGCGTCACCGAAGACGGCGCCACGAGTGACAGTGACCAGTGACGGTGAGGAGGACGAAGGTGCTGAGGGCGGTGGCCGGGTGCAGTTTGTGAAGCCGAAGGAAAAATCCACGACAGGAatttccgggtccggtggaACGGCCAGTAGTGATCCGCTCAAGAAACCGCCACCCTCGAAGCTGTCCGTTATGCTGAAGTGCTTGAGCGGTGACCTGGgagaggacgacgacgaagaagaagaggaagtcGTGCAGGAAGTGGCAACAATGACGCCGAAAACACCGCAAGCAACGGCAGTCTCTGGTAGCGGAACAGTGTCAGGAATCAAgtctgctttcgctttcacaGCCGCGAAGGACACGGTAGACGCACCGAAGGAAAGCACGGCAAAGTCAGACATTCCTACAGCGAACCAGTcgccggcaacggcaacatcGACCGGTGACGGAATATCGGCACTACTGAATAATCCGATTAAAGACGCCGGTCTAGGAAAAACCGTGACACAGCAGCCGGAACAGGGCGCGGTTTTTTCAACTCCACAAAAGGAGGTCACACCCGGAACGAAAACAGCTACTGCGAAACCGGCAGAGGTTGGCCAGAAACAAGTTGCCTTTACATTCGGCCGAACGCCACTCTCCAcagcaccggcaacggcaacaacagcagcgacCGACGCGCAGGGAACAAACACACTGACCTCATCGGCTGCAACCGTAAATTCACCGGTCAGCCCGACAACAACATCCGCCGCATCATCGACACCAGCCCCAGCGGCAACCTTTAGTTTCGGAACGCCAACTGCAAAGACCTCGATGGCCAGCGGAGCCGCGCCAACCCCGGGCAATCTGATTTCCTTCTCTCCCGCTCCGGGAGGCTTCGGTGCGGCCTCGAACACCTCGCCCATGTTTGGTGTAAAACCTACTTCACCGGTGGTGCAGTTTGGTGCGGGAACCGGCgccacgacgacaacggcagCTCCATCGCAAACGCCCGCTCCTGCGTCCTTGTTTACATTTGGAGCTTCTGCcagtgccgctgccggtgccaccAGTACCACCTTAGCGGCCTCGGCCACCACCCCAACCTTTGGTGGAAGCACATTCAGTGCGTTCAAATCCCCATTGGCCACTGCTTCCAGTGCTTCCCCTTCATCGACcgtaccgacgacgacgacggcgacggcgacgaatgCTGTCGGAAGTGGAACTTTTTCGGCTCCACCGGAGACAACCACCCCGAGCACGTTCTCCTTCGGTGCTGTGGTGTCCTCTTCCAGTACTtcggcggcaccggcgctCCCCGTGTTTGGCTCGACGGCAGCTCCATCAACCGGAAGTACCTTCACCTTCGGTGGTACGGTCAAACCAAGCGTTCCGACTGCTACCGTAacaccaacggcaacggctgcttccggtgcaTTCACATTCGGTGCCGTTGCCAAATCGACAGCACCGGGCGCTGCTGCACCCAGTGCAACGTCGACGAGCACATTTTCCTTCGGAGGCACCCCTGCATCACTTCCGGCCAGCAGTAGTACCACCAGCAAGACAGTTACAAATGTGCCGGCAACGTTTAGCTTCGGTGGCCCAAAGGCTGCAGAGGCAACGGCAGCTACCGATACTACAAACCTGTTCGCAGCTTCCGCCCCGAACGTGTTCGGGGCATCCTTGGCTGCCTCCGGTAACAATCCTcaatcaacagcagcaccggaagcagctcCTGTGGCGGCGAATCTTTTCGCCGTTGCATCGCAAACAGCCCAACCGGCAACAGCCAGTGCCCCATCGTCCGCTTCCATCTTCGGTGGTTCTACGGCAGGCATACCTCCGGCGGCCGGTACCAATGCTCCGTTGCCTTTCACGTTCGGTGCCAAAAGCACCACCCCAGCCACAGCTTCCACGGCACTTCCGAATGGACAAAATCTGTTCGCTTCGCCCCCGTCCGGAACTTCTAACAcagccgcttccggtgcgatGTTCACTTTCGGGTCGCAAAGCTCCAACAACTCGGCCCCACCAAACGCGGCCACCGTAGCGGCCACCAACAGTGCACCGCAAGGGGCCGGCAACGGCACAACTGGGCTAGGCTCGACGTTCGGGGCCAGTTCGGGGTTGCCAAACAGCAACCCAACGCAGCCGGCGGCCACTAAACCGGCGACCTTTACATTCGGTGCAACGGCGAAACCGTCGGCACCCGGAAGTGGCATTTTCGGCGGCCAACCACCAGCATTTGGTGCAACGCAATCGGCCGTTCCAACGTTCGGGGCCggatccggtggtggttccatTTTCGGAAGCGGTGCCACCAACACGGGTTCGGCGGGAGCCACGGCTGCGGGCAACATTTTTGGCTCATCGACACAGCCGGTTAATGGGGCACCGAATGGACCCGCGGCCCCATCCGCTCCCAGTGGTGGAGCCCTTTTCACGTTCGGAGCCACCAACAATGCCAACAGCGGTATTGGCCAAGGATCTGCAACGGTCGGCAGTACATTTGGAGCGCCCGTCGCCGGCAATGGTAACACGTTCGTGCTCACGAACGGTTTGGGCAGtggtcaacaacaacagcaacaacaacaacaacaacagtcccAGCATCCACAGCAGCCACAGCCGATCAAACCGTTTACGTTCGGTGCGGGTACAGTAGCCACGGGGCCAACGCCAGGGTCGACACCCGGAGGGTTTAACTTTAATCTCGGTTCCAACGTGCAGTCGAGTCCTGTGGCCAAACCGTTCgccttcggtggtggcgctgctgtCGGTGGCACTAATGCTCCTGGCAGCAATCCACCGATGTTCGGTGctccgcaaccgcaaccgtcgGCCGGTTCTCCGTTCACGTTCGGtgccagcaacaacacacagcagcaaGCGGCCAACACGTCCGGTGGACCGTTTGCGTTCGGTTCCACGCAACCCTCGGGCCCGGCAggagggccgccgccgaatgtGGT
- the LOC128273042 gene encoding methyl-CpG-binding domain protein 3 has protein sequence MNVSIERKRTDCAALPKGWQREEILRKTGLSAGKVDVYYYSRGMRADTSLIPPIRQTASIFKQPVTVVRSQETDSSRVKRELQHGSQIKPKQLFWEKRLEHLGASNTHNEEIGAIELPKRLRAIGPGIHETTVLQSLATALHHNTHPVTGQTASKTSLNTNAGVFVNPDQPLMSNASVGEDDIKRQEERVQYARLRLQEALRA, from the exons ATGAATGTTTCGAtcgagcgaaagcgaacggaTTGTGCCGCTTTGCCGAAGGGCTGGCAGCGAGAGGAAATCCTCCGCAAGACGGGTCTGTCGGCCGGAAAGGTCGATGTGTACTACTACAG CCGCGGAATGCGTGCCGATACCTCGCTCATCCCACCGATACGACAGACGGCGTCGATCTTCAAGCAACCGGTAACGGTCGTCCGGTCGCAGGAAACCGACAGCAGCAGAGTGAAGCGCGAACTCCAGCACGGTAGCCAGATCAAACCGAAACAACTGTTTTGGGAGAAGCGACTCGAG CACCTGGGAGCAAGCAACACGCACAACGAAGAGATCGGAGCGATCGAGTTACCGAAGCGTCTACGTGCAATTGGGCCCGGGATTCATGAAACGACCGTCCTTCAATCGTTGGCCACCGCACTGCACCACAATACTCATCCGGTGACTGGGCAAACGGCATCGAAAACGTCGCTCAACACGAACGCCGGCGTGTTCGTCAATCCCGACCAACCGCTGATGTCGAACGCCAGCGTCGGTGAGGACGATATCAAGCGGCAAGAGGAACGCGTCCAGTACGCCCGACTGAGGTTGCAAGAAGCTTTGCGGGCCTAA
- the LOC128273033 gene encoding metaxin-1 homolog, translated as MDAPEVFVYRGEWGLPSIDYECSRLLAYLKFTSAKVTVHYNGNPFSAPNGVLPYLMANGTKIAGYGPIVEFLTKREVISRANGELASDYNSHSTLIAGHMQYVVENLHPYFMYMLWGDPKNVDITRTLYAKRIPVPFNFYCPRKYVLRTNDLTQSLAGFSLEDSIEFHDVSEFADNAKRCLNWISTKLEDNRWFLGGSHPSEVDALLYGYLSVLAKLTLPNNVLQSHIRQCPKLLQYVDRTTATYFAKEGFNSYTASTGQQQGQQQHNNNSAPKSPPNDSSSSSSSSKAGEERSEKRNAGEEQKFHTGQQQDPDDGPKERRKRYILSGLVATVAMIGFALLNGIVTLPNEGNHGNFIRYDDSGDYEEDN; from the exons ATGGACGCACCGGAAGTGTTCGTATACCGAGGTGAATGGGGGCTGCCCTCGATTGACTACGAGTGCAGCCGGTTACTG GCGTACCTGAAATTTACCAGCGCAAAAGTAACCGTCCACTACAATGGAAACCCCTTCAGTGCTCCAAACGGGGTGCTGCCGTACCTCATGGCCAATGGGACGAAGATCGCTGGCTACGGCCCCATCGTGGAGTTCCTCACCAAACGGGAGGTCATTTCGCGGGCCAATGGGGAGCTAGCTAGCGATTACAACTCTCATTCCACGCTCATCGCTGGCCACATGCAGTATGTGGTGGAGAATTTGCACCCCTACTTCATGTACATGCTTTGGGGTGACCCCAAAAATGTTGACATCACGCGAACACTGTACGCGAAACGCATTCCCGTTCCGTTCAATTTCTACTGCCCCCGGAAGTACGTGTTGCGGACAAACGATCTGACGCAATCGTTGGCCGGCTTTTCTCTGGAAGATTCGATCGAATTTCACGATGTCTCTGAG TTTGCGGACAATGCCAAACGCTGCCTCAACTGGATCTCGACGAAACTGGAGGATAATCGTTGGTTTCTGGGTGGTTCGCACCCCTCGGAAGTCGATGCCCTGCTGTACGGCTATTTGTCCGTGTTGGCCAAGCTAACGCTTCCCAACAACGTGCTCCAGAGCCACATTCGTCAGTGCCCGAAATTGCTGCAATACGTTGATCGTACGACAGCGACCTACTTTGCGAAGGAAGGCTTCAACAGCTAcaccgccagcaccggccAACAGCAGGGTCAacaacagcacaacaacaattcTGCTCCCAAAAGTCCTCCGAACgattcgtcgtcctcgtcttcCTCGTCGAAGGCCGGTGAAGAACGATCGGAGAAGCGTAACGCTGGGGAAGAACAGAAGTTCCacaccggccagcagcaggatccAGATGATGGGCCGAAGGAACGGCGGAAGCGTTACATTTTGTCCGGCTTGGTGGCAACCGTTGCGATGATTGGATTTGCGTTGCTCAACGGTATCGTAACG CTTCCCAATGAAGGAAATCACGGGAACTTTATACGGTACGATGACTCGGGAGACTACGAAGAGGACAATTGA
- the LOC128273029 gene encoding vacuolar protein sorting-associated protein 45, whose product MNVIRAIQLYIEKMITDAGPGMKMLMMDRETISVVSMAFAQSEMLQKEVFLFERIDTTRSNERLKYLKCIVFIRPTRDNVLRLQRELRSPKFGSYFINFSNIIPRTDIKSLAESDESESVREVKEIYADYLPVNPNLFSLHIPSCLHALNWNPDALDRATQGLVSVLLSFKFRPAIRFRAGSTAAQTLAKKVHETINKETALFSFRPPEDGAAPPLLLILDRRDDPITPLLNQWTYQAMVHEMLTITKQRVDLSGVSGVPKDLKEVVLSTEQDEFYAKNLYANFGEIATTIKVLMDEFQRKANDQRKIESIADMKNFVETYPQFRKMSGTVTKHLVLISELSVQVGRQQLFEVSELEQEIACRADHSTQLQRVKRLVADGKATTAWNALRLVLLYAMRYERHANCDTSGLLKLLQDRGGKAHIVPKMLEYISPVARQELFNTVKITDAVKLTRNLIKELKGVENVYAQHECVLKGTLEEVIKGRPLDAQYPIMGNELPFRRPPAEVIVFMIGGTTYEESLAVHRYNQEGHRIVLGGTTIHNSESFIEEVLAATTGVPFKHSRSLQQFHQPAAGTA is encoded by the exons ATGAATGTAATCCGTGCGATACAGTTGTACATCGAAAAGATGATTACCGATGCGGGACCGGGAATGAAGATGCTCATGATGGACCGGGAAACG ATCAGCGTCGTTTCGATGGCTTTCGCCCAGTCGGAGATGCTCCAGAAGGAGGTGTTTCTTTTCGAACGCATCGATACGACCCGCTCGAACGAACGGCTAAAGTATCTGAAGTGCATCGTATTCATACGCCCGACGCGCGATAACGTGCTCCGACTCCAGCGGGAACTTCGCAGCCCGAAATTTGGCTCCTATTTCATCA ATTTCAGCAACATTATTCCCCGCACGGACATTAAATCGCTGGCCGAAAGCGACGAAAGTGAGTCGGTGCGCGAGGTGAAGGAAATCTACGCCGATTATCTGCCCGTCAATCCGAACCTCTTCTCACTGCACATTCCCAGCTGTCTGCATGCGCTCAACTGGAATCCGGATGCACTCGATCGGGCCACACAGGGTCTGGTCAGTGTGCTGCTATCGTTCAAGTTCCGGCCTGCCATACGCTTTCGGGCGGGATCGACGGCCGCCCAAACGCTCGCAAAAAAGGTGCACGAAACGATCAACAAAGAGACGGCCTTGTTTagcttccggccaccggaggatGGAGCTGCCCCTCCGCTACTGCTCATTCTTGATCGGCGCGACGATCCGATCACACCGCTGCTAAACCAGTGGACCTATCAGGCGATGGTGCACGAAATGCTTACGATCACAAAGCAGCGTGTCGATCTGTCCGGGGTTTCGGGTGTTCCGAAGGACCTCAAGGAGGTGGTCCTATCGACCGAGCAGGACGAGTTTTATGCCAAAAATCTGTACGCAAACTTTGGTGagatcgccaccaccatcaaggTGCTGATGGACGAGTTTCAGCGGAAAGCGAACGATCAGCGCAAGATCGAGAGCATTGCCGATATGAAGAACTTTGTCGAAACGTACCCACAGTTCCGCAAGATGTCCGGCACGGTTACGAAGCATCTCGTGCTGATCAGCGAGCTGTCGGTGCAGGTTGGACGCCAGCAGCTATTCGAGGTGTCCGAACTGGAGCAAGAGATTGCCTGCCGGGCCGATCACTCGACGCAGTTGCAGCGCGTGAAGCGGCTCGTGGCAGATGGAAAGGCGACCACCGCGTGGAATGCGCTTAGGCTTGTGTTACTATACGCGATGCGCTACGAACGGCACGCAAACTGCGACACGTCCGGGTTGCTGAAGCTACTGCAAGATCGTGGAGGCAAGGCTCACATCGTACCGAAGATGCTGGAGTACATAAGCCCGGTGGCGCGACAGGAACTGTTCAACACGGTCAAGATTACCGATGCGGTCAAACTGACGCGCAACCTTATAAAGGAACTGAAAGGCGTCGAGAACGTTTACGCGCAACACGAGTGCGTTCTGAAGGGAACACTCGAAGAGGTGATCAAGGGTCGGCCGCTCGATGCACAGTATCCGATCATGGGCAACGAGCTTCCCTTCCGGCGACCACCGGCAGAAGTGATCGTTTTCATGATCGGAGGTACCACGTACGAGGAATCGCTTGCGGTTCACCGGTACAACCAGGAGGGCCATCGGATCGTGCTCGGTGGAACGACCATCCACAACTCGGAGTCGTTCATCGAGGAGGTCCTGGCGGCCACCACTGGCGTACCGTTCAAGCACTCGCGATCGCTGCAGCAATTCCATCAACCAGCCGCCGGCACGGCTTAG